The Bacteroidetes bacterium GWF2_43_63 sequence AATTGAAATATTGACAGTATAGGACTGTCCTCCAACCTCGTTGCAGAGCCACACTCCCTGATAGTCTTCGCGTGGATCGTTTGTAATATCATCGTCGTCGTCTGGCTGACAGGCAACCATGAAAGTTGCACTAATCAAAGAAATCAGGAAAATATGGATAAAGCGTTTCATAAATTTTTTGTCCGGTACTACAAAATTAATTCCATTTTGTCAGAAAAGCAACTAAGTAAATGATTATTTTTGTTAATCAATGTCTGACAATAATTTATGCTTGTAAAAACTTACTGTTGCGCCATTCAGGGAATTGAAGCTTACACGGTTTCTGTCGAAGTGGATATCCAACCTGGAACAAAAACTTTCTTTGCAGGGTTGCCTGACAATGCAGTAAAAGAAAGCATTGAACGTATCCGGTCGGCTTTGGTGAATAACGGCTATCGCTATCCTGGCCGAAGGGTTGTAATCAACCTGGCCCCGGCTGACATGAAAAAAGAAGGTTCTGGTTATGATCTTGCAATTTCCATTGCAGTTCTTGCTGCCTCGCACCAGATCGACAGTGAGCGTCTTTCTGAGATAATGATTGTCGGCGAATTATCGCTGGATGGCTCTCTGGTTCCCGTCAAGGGAGTTTTGTCTGCTGCAATCGAAGCGCGTAAAAACAAATTTAAAGGCATTGTTGTTCCTGCCGAAAACGCGCACGAAGCCTCAGTAGTAGAAGGTCTTCAGGTTTTTGCGCTGCATGATATCCGTCAGGTGGTTCAGTTTCTCGAAGGAACCACTGAAAATCTTCCGTGCCCATTCGGGTATTCTATTAATGAAGAAAAGGGAGCGGCCTATCCTGTCGATTTCAGCGATGTGAAAGGTCAGGAAAATGTGAAACGCGTAATGGAAATTGCTGCTGCTGGTGGGCATAATGCAATTATGATCGGTCCGCCAGGCAGCGGAAAAACAATGCTTGCACGTCGGCTTTCGACCATTCTGCCGCCCATGTCACTCGACGAAGCATTGGAAACAACTAAAATCCATTCGGTTTCAGGCAAACTACCTCAAGGCATCGGGCTGCTCAAAAGCAGGCCATTCAGAGCTCCACACCACACATGTAGTGATGTAGCCCTTATCGGTGGCGGCTCCTACCCTCAACCAGGCGAAATTAGTCTTGCTCACAACGGAGTATTGTTTCTCGACGAACTCCCTGAATTCAAGCGCTCCGCCCTTGAAGTTATGCGGCAACCGCTCGAAGACCGCATTGTTACAATATCCAGGGCGCGTTTCACCGTCGATTATCCGGCTTCGGTCATGCTGATTGCGGCCATGAATCCCTGCCCTTGCGGATTTTACAATCATCCTGAAAAGGAATGCACTTGTGCGCCGGGCAGCATTCGTCGCTATTTAAGCAGAATTTCAGGACCGTTGCTCGATCGCATCGATATTCACATTGAAGTGACTCCAGTGCCGTTCAGCAGTCTTACCGATAAAAATAAAAGCGAGTCGTCGCAGACTGTTCGCAACCGGGTCATTGCTGCCCGCGAATTTCAGCAAAGCCGCTACCAGGAACATGGGCAGGTAACCTGTAACGCGCAGCTTACCCCGGCACTCATGAAAAAGCATTGTGTGCTTAAGCCCGAAGGAGAACAATTGCTTCAAAAAGCAATGGATTTACTGAAATTGTCGGCCCGCGCCTACGACCGGATTCTGAAAGTTGCAAGAACCATTGCCGATCTCGATAATTCGACCTGTATTGAAAATCAGCATCTGGCCGAAGCCATTCAGTACCGTAGCCTTGACCGGGAAACGTGGGGAATGATGTAGTACCATGTTTACATTTTAGGCGGCTAATTCTACACTTTGCTTCAGTGTATCAAATGTATGCGCCCACAGCCTTTTAAAATTTGGAATGCAGCACGCCTTTGGTATGGCTCCTGACTTCGACACTTTGAAATTTCCAAT is a genomic window containing:
- a CDS encoding magnesium chelatase, with translation MLVKTYCCAIQGIEAYTVSVEVDIQPGTKTFFAGLPDNAVKESIERIRSALVNNGYRYPGRRVVINLAPADMKKEGSGYDLAISIAVLAASHQIDSERLSEIMIVGELSLDGSLVPVKGVLSAAIEARKNKFKGIVVPAENAHEASVVEGLQVFALHDIRQVVQFLEGTTENLPCPFGYSINEEKGAAYPVDFSDVKGQENVKRVMEIAAAGGHNAIMIGPPGSGKTMLARRLSTILPPMSLDEALETTKIHSVSGKLPQGIGLLKSRPFRAPHHTCSDVALIGGGSYPQPGEISLAHNGVLFLDELPEFKRSALEVMRQPLEDRIVTISRARFTVDYPASVMLIAAMNPCPCGFYNHPEKECTCAPGSIRRYLSRISGPLLDRIDIHIEVTPVPFSSLTDKNKSESSQTVRNRVIAAREFQQSRYQEHGQVTCNAQLTPALMKKHCVLKPEGEQLLQKAMDLLKLSARAYDRILKVARTIADLDNSTCIENQHLAEAIQYRSLDRETWGMM